The following are encoded together in the Bacillus cereus group sp. RP43 genome:
- the gabT gene encoding 4-aminobutyrate--2-oxoglutarate transaminase: protein MLKSSVLPGSYSQVLQKRYEEAVPKGIYHLTPLYVKEARGAIITDVDGNQFIDFAGGIGMQNVGHCHPKVVRAVQKQAESFIHPCFHVTPYENYITLAEKINEKVPGTSKKKTMFANSGAEAIENAVKIARKVTGRRKVISFERGFHGRTLMTMSLSTKENPYKAGFGPFVSDMHILPYPYYYRAEEGVSPEEVDSQVIYQFEKFLEEVSPEQVAAIVMEPVQGEGGFIVPSISFVKRLREICNQYGILMIMDEVQTGFGRTGKWFATEHFHIEPDIMTLSKSIAGGLPLSAIVGRKELMDIPGRGQIGGTFAGSPLSCAAGLAVFEIMEEENLVERGQQIGNRIMSHLHQMQLKYEVIGDVRGIGAMVAMELVTNRITKEPAKELTVKLIEDFWKNGLISIGAGIFDNVLRFLPPLVISNEEIDRGFEIINESFEKLYRK from the coding sequence TTGTTGAAATCTAGTGTATTACCGGGCAGTTATTCACAAGTACTTCAAAAAAGGTATGAGGAGGCTGTACCGAAAGGAATATATCATTTAACGCCTTTATATGTAAAAGAAGCAAGGGGAGCGATAATAACAGATGTAGACGGAAATCAGTTTATTGATTTTGCTGGTGGAATTGGTATGCAAAATGTTGGACATTGTCATCCGAAAGTTGTAAGAGCGGTACAAAAACAAGCAGAATCATTTATACATCCTTGTTTTCATGTAACTCCATATGAAAATTATATTACTTTAGCGGAGAAAATTAATGAGAAAGTGCCAGGTACAAGCAAGAAAAAAACGATGTTTGCCAATAGTGGTGCGGAAGCGATTGAAAATGCTGTAAAGATCGCACGTAAAGTAACAGGGAGGAGGAAAGTAATTTCGTTTGAACGAGGATTTCATGGGAGAACATTAATGACAATGTCTTTATCGACCAAAGAAAATCCATATAAAGCAGGATTTGGTCCGTTCGTTTCAGACATGCATATATTGCCGTATCCGTACTATTACAGAGCTGAAGAAGGAGTTTCTCCTGAAGAAGTGGATTCTCAAGTCATCTATCAGTTTGAAAAGTTTTTAGAAGAAGTATCACCTGAACAAGTAGCAGCAATCGTAATGGAACCAGTACAAGGAGAAGGTGGATTTATTGTTCCTTCTATTTCATTTGTAAAACGATTACGAGAAATTTGTAATCAATACGGTATTTTAATGATAATGGATGAAGTGCAAACTGGATTTGGCCGAACAGGGAAATGGTTTGCAACGGAACATTTTCATATAGAACCTGACATAATGACTTTGTCAAAATCAATTGCTGGCGGTTTACCATTAAGTGCTATTGTCGGTCGTAAGGAGTTGATGGACATTCCTGGGAGAGGACAAATTGGTGGAACTTTTGCCGGGAGTCCGTTATCATGTGCAGCTGGTCTTGCTGTATTTGAAATAATGGAAGAAGAAAATCTAGTTGAAAGGGGTCAGCAAATTGGAAATAGAATAATGTCACATCTACATCAAATGCAATTAAAGTACGAAGTGATTGGTGATGTTCGTGGAATCGGTGCGATGGTTGCAATGGAACTTGTAACGAATCGCATAACGAAAGAACCTGCAAAAGAACTAACAGTAAAGCTAATTGAAGATTTTTGGAAGAATGGGCTTATAAGTATTGGAGCGGGGATATTTGATAATGTACTACGCTTTTTACCCCCTCTAGTTATCTCAAACGAAGAAATAGATAGAGGGTTTGAAATAATAAATGAGTCTTTTGAAAAGTTGTACCGCAAGTAA
- a CDS encoding ABC transporter transmembrane domain-containing protein, with product MKSFRKLLQYLKPYMFFAIIGPLFMVLEVAMDLIQPTIMQHIIDVGIANRDLNYVIKMGFLMIGAAAIGLVGGLGCMMYSTKAAINFATDIRKDVFAKIETFSSKNRDSFGTGKLLTIVTNDITSIQSAMTMTLRVLVRGPLLFIGSIIIVFVTARDLFPILLVVVPVLLVAIVLITGQASGSFKRVQEALDKVNTKLQENLSGVRVIKAYVRQKYEISQFEKVNKSLTGINIRAIQIISLMMPIIMLVVNGGIVATLWFGGEKVFNGTLQVGAILAFINYLNIILMSLMSISMVFIQIARAFPSADRVQQVLHTEVDITTEGDVYEPKQVNGNVKFKNVSYSYTKNNEYVLKDISFTVRKGEKIGIIGSTGSGKSTLAKLLPRLYDVDKGEICIDGVNVKEYDLQKLRASIGFVPQKALLFSGSIEENLRYGKEEADYGELEMASASACAAEFINKFEDTYQYNLTQGATNLSGGQKQRLSIARALVRKPSILVLDDSTSAVDAKSEAVIQEALRSRYSGTTTLLIASKISSIIDADKILVLDNGELVGNGTHEALLATCEVYQEIYLSQGGNLQQEGGEERA from the coding sequence ATGAAATCATTTCGCAAGTTGTTACAGTATTTAAAACCATACATGTTCTTCGCTATTATTGGGCCGCTGTTTATGGTACTTGAGGTTGCGATGGACTTAATTCAACCGACAATAATGCAACATATTATTGATGTTGGAATTGCAAACCGGGATTTGAATTATGTAATAAAAATGGGGTTTCTTATGATAGGGGCAGCAGCGATCGGTTTAGTTGGAGGACTTGGTTGTATGATGTATTCTACAAAAGCTGCTATTAATTTCGCTACAGACATACGAAAAGATGTTTTTGCGAAAATAGAAACATTTTCTAGCAAAAATCGTGATTCATTTGGAACAGGTAAATTATTAACAATCGTGACAAATGATATTACATCTATTCAATCGGCGATGACGATGACGTTACGTGTACTTGTCCGTGGACCGTTATTATTTATTGGAAGTATCATTATAGTCTTTGTAACAGCGAGAGACCTATTTCCAATTTTACTTGTTGTGGTACCCGTTTTATTAGTTGCAATTGTATTGATTACAGGTCAAGCGAGCGGTTCATTTAAACGAGTACAAGAAGCATTAGATAAAGTAAACACAAAGCTACAAGAAAATTTATCCGGTGTACGTGTTATAAAAGCATATGTAAGACAAAAATATGAAATCTCACAGTTTGAGAAAGTTAATAAAAGTTTAACTGGAATTAATATTCGTGCTATACAAATTATTTCATTGATGATGCCAATTATTATGCTAGTTGTAAATGGCGGGATTGTAGCAACTTTATGGTTTGGTGGCGAAAAAGTTTTTAATGGTACACTCCAAGTAGGAGCCATTTTAGCTTTTATTAACTATTTAAATATCATATTAATGTCACTTATGTCTATTAGTATGGTATTTATTCAAATTGCCCGTGCTTTTCCATCAGCTGATCGTGTACAACAAGTCTTACATACTGAAGTTGACATTACAACTGAAGGCGACGTATATGAACCAAAACAAGTGAATGGTAATGTAAAATTTAAAAATGTTAGCTATAGTTATACGAAAAATAATGAATATGTTTTAAAAGATATTTCATTTACCGTACGGAAAGGTGAAAAAATAGGGATTATTGGATCTACCGGAAGCGGTAAATCAACATTGGCTAAACTATTGCCAAGACTTTACGATGTTGATAAAGGTGAAATATGTATAGATGGTGTCAATGTGAAAGAATATGATTTGCAAAAACTTCGTGCTTCAATTGGCTTCGTTCCACAAAAGGCACTTCTCTTTTCAGGAAGTATTGAAGAGAATTTACGTTATGGTAAAGAAGAGGCGGATTATGGTGAATTAGAAATGGCATCTGCATCTGCTTGTGCTGCAGAATTTATTAATAAATTTGAAGATACATATCAATATAACTTAACACAAGGTGCAACCAATCTATCTGGTGGTCAAAAACAACGTCTATCTATTGCAAGAGCCTTAGTGAGAAAACCATCTATACTGGTATTAGATGATTCTACATCGGCGGTTGATGCGAAGTCAGAAGCTGTAATACAAGAAGCATTAAGGTCGAGATATAGTGGCACAACGACATTATTAATCGCATCAAAAATATCCTCTATTATAGATGCTGATAAAATTCTCGTTTTGGATAACGGTGAATTAGTTGGAAATGGTACGCATGAGGCTTTATTGGCAACTTGTGAAGTGTATCAGGAAATTTATCTTTCCCAAGGTGGCAACCTGCAGCAAGAAGGAGGGGAAGAGCGTGCGTAA
- a CDS encoding LysE family transporter: protein MPIFSFLLFVFISSFTPGPNNFLAMTYANQHGLKSSIKFCFGVAFGFFIITSLCSFFNIILINILPIIEFPLKILGVAYMMYLAFKILNSKSSANTNEKSNKNLFLVGIMLQFVNPKGILFGLTVVSTFILPYYNSYSSYLLFSLFLGVVGLMSTFSWSLFGSMFQKLLLKHNQFFNIIMAVLLIFSAISIVIN, encoded by the coding sequence ATGCCTATATTTTCTTTTTTATTATTCGTCTTTATTAGTAGCTTCACACCAGGTCCTAACAATTTTTTAGCTATGACATACGCCAACCAACATGGGTTAAAAAGTAGCATTAAATTTTGCTTCGGAGTGGCTTTCGGCTTTTTCATCATCACTTCATTATGTAGTTTCTTTAATATTATACTTATAAACATTCTGCCAATAATTGAATTTCCTTTAAAAATTTTAGGTGTAGCTTATATGATGTATTTAGCTTTTAAAATACTCAATAGTAAAAGTAGTGCAAATACAAATGAAAAAAGCAATAAAAACTTATTTTTAGTAGGAATTATGCTTCAATTCGTTAATCCAAAGGGAATATTATTCGGACTGACTGTAGTATCAACTTTCATTCTCCCTTATTACAATTCATATTCTAGTTACCTTCTTTTTTCATTATTTTTAGGAGTAGTCGGTTTAATGAGTACGTTTAGTTGGAGCCTATTCGGTTCAATGTTCCAAAAACTTTTATTAAAACATAACCAATTCTTTAACATTATTATGGCAGTTTTATTAATTTTTAGCGCTATTTCAATTGTTATCAACTAG
- a CDS encoding DUF4183 domain-containing protein yields MPIIQPFMASRRFTSTLGAGTGTGAAFAITATACLNDAGTTATAFPTFTYYNLYINGILQPSVNSSVTTGPTGAITIPGGDALDGGIPITIEFIVT; encoded by the coding sequence ATGCCTATCATTCAACCATTTATGGCATCTAGAAGATTCACCTCTACACTAGGAGCTGGAACAGGCACAGGTGCTGCTTTTGCGATTACTGCCACAGCGTGTTTAAACGATGCGGGTACTACTGCAACTGCCTTCCCAACTTTTACGTATTACAATCTCTATATAAACGGTATTCTCCAGCCTAGTGTAAACTCCAGTGTTACTACTGGTCCTACTGGTGCTATTACAATTCCTGGCGGAGATGCATTAGACGGTGGAATTCCAATTACAATTGAATTTATCGTCACTTAA
- a CDS encoding DUF4183 domain-containing protein, with protein MNRYDKLPMSKEVMDSKNIGPTFPPLPSINFPTGATGATGATGATGVTGETGETGTTGATGVTGVTGETGETGATGATGVTGITGITGITGETGATGATGITGETGATGVTGVTGITGITGVTGITGITGATGVTGVTGVTGATGETGATGATGVTGVTGETGATGATGITGITGETGATGATGITGETGATGATGITGATGETGATGATGATGATGITGITGETGETGATGATGATGITGPTGIPGTIPTTNLLYFTFSDGEKLIYTNADGIAQYGTTQILSPSEVSYINLFINGILQPQPFYEVTAGQLTLLDAEPPSQGSSIILQFIIIN; from the coding sequence TTGAATCGATATGACAAATTACCAATGTCTAAGGAAGTTATGGATTCTAAAAATATTGGTCCTACATTTCCACCTCTTCCGTCTATTAATTTTCCAACTGGAGCAACAGGAGCAACAGGAGCAACCGGAGCAACAGGAGTAACGGGAGAAACAGGAGAAACAGGGACAACAGGAGCAACAGGAGTAACAGGAGTAACGGGAGAAACAGGAGAAACAGGGGCAACAGGGGCAACAGGAGTAACAGGAATAACAGGAATAACAGGAATAACGGGAGAAACAGGGGCAACAGGAGCAACAGGAATAACGGGAGAAACAGGGGCAACAGGAGTAACAGGAGTAACAGGAATAACAGGAATAACGGGAGTAACAGGAATAACAGGAATAACGGGAGCAACAGGAGTAACAGGAGTAACGGGAGTAACGGGAGCAACCGGAGAAACAGGGGCAACAGGAGCAACAGGAGTAACAGGAGTAACGGGAGAAACAGGGGCAACAGGGGCAACAGGAATAACAGGAATAACGGGAGAAACAGGGGCAACAGGAGCAACAGGAATAACGGGAGAAACAGGGGCAACAGGAGCAACAGGAATAACGGGAGCAACCGGAGAAACAGGGGCAACAGGAGCAACAGGAGCAACAGGAGCAACAGGAATAACAGGAATAACGGGAGAAACAGGAGAAACAGGAGCAACAGGGGCAACCGGAGCAACCGGAATAACCGGCCCAACGGGAATACCGGGAACAATCCCAACAACAAACCTATTATATTTTACTTTTTCAGATGGGGAAAAACTTATATATACTAATGCAGATGGTATAGCACAATACGGTACAACACAAATCTTATCACCAAGTGAAGTTTCTTATATTAATCTATTTATAAATGGAATTCTTCAACCACAACCTTTTTATGAAGTTACAGCTGGTCAGTTAACTTTATTAGATGCTGAACCACCCTCACAAGGATCTTCAATTATCCTACAATTTATTATTATCAATTAA
- a CDS encoding ABC transporter transmembrane domain-containing protein, with translation MRNFQGQFGNKGGRNNTKTGKVKNTKGTIMRIWNYMGYQKASLMFVIILVFITTLLGLLGPYYMGVIIDEYIVPKDLSGTARMCMLLIVIYGITVLLTWLQTFVMINVALKTIQKIRQDIFDKIQTLSLRFFDVRSQGDLMSRVTNDIDNLNQALTQSVVQIISSALTFIGVTIAMFSLDWILAIVTLITVPIMFFVTKKLVAYSGKNFAKRQKDLGELNGFIEEAITGADVTTLYGKEKETVHNFNEINEQLRISATKAETFSAFIFPSMNFINNLGMGLVIGTGSVMVLNGMTTVGVIAAFINYSRQFSRPLSQFATLMNTIQAAVAGGERVFEIMDEVPEIQNKKDAVLVQNLQGHVRLEKVSFGYAQDNMILKDVSLEANPGETIALVGPTGSGKTTIINLLTRFYDIQKGQISIDEKDIKDYDINSLRSKIGVVLQDTYLFAGTIMENIRYGRLDASDEEVVAAAKAASAHSFIKHLPNQYETEIASEGSNLSQGQKQLLAIARAILADADILILDEATSNIDTRTELQIQSGLNNLMRGRTSFVIAHRLKTIEKADQILVIKDGSILERGSHETLMEDGGFYFDLYTSQFKI, from the coding sequence GTGCGTAATTTTCAAGGACAATTTGGAAATAAAGGTGGACGTAATAATACGAAAACGGGAAAAGTAAAGAATACTAAAGGAACTATAATGCGAATATGGAACTATATGGGGTATCAAAAAGCATCTCTTATGTTCGTTATTATTCTTGTATTTATCACGACATTACTCGGTTTACTTGGGCCATATTATATGGGGGTCATTATTGATGAATACATCGTACCAAAGGATTTAAGTGGGACAGCAAGAATGTGCATGCTACTCATTGTAATATATGGTATAACCGTATTGTTAACATGGTTACAAACATTTGTAATGATTAATGTTGCATTAAAGACGATACAAAAAATACGACAAGATATTTTTGATAAAATCCAAACGCTTTCTCTAAGATTCTTTGATGTACGTTCGCAAGGTGATTTAATGAGTCGTGTGACAAATGATATTGATAACTTAAATCAAGCTTTGACACAAAGTGTTGTACAAATTATTTCATCAGCGTTAACATTTATAGGTGTAACGATTGCGATGTTTTCATTAGATTGGATTTTAGCGATTGTAACTTTAATTACAGTACCTATTATGTTTTTCGTTACAAAAAAACTAGTTGCTTATAGTGGTAAAAATTTTGCGAAGCGTCAAAAGGATTTAGGGGAATTAAATGGATTTATCGAGGAAGCTATTACAGGTGCAGACGTAACTACGTTATACGGAAAAGAAAAAGAAACCGTACATAACTTTAATGAAATTAACGAACAGCTAAGAATTTCAGCAACGAAGGCTGAAACGTTTTCAGCATTTATTTTTCCAAGTATGAACTTTATTAATAACTTAGGAATGGGGCTTGTAATTGGAACTGGATCGGTAATGGTATTAAACGGAATGACAACGGTAGGTGTCATTGCAGCTTTTATTAATTATTCTCGACAATTTTCAAGACCACTTAGTCAATTTGCAACTTTAATGAATACGATTCAAGCGGCAGTTGCTGGAGGAGAACGTGTCTTTGAAATTATGGATGAAGTACCAGAAATTCAAAATAAAAAAGATGCAGTACTTGTACAAAATTTACAAGGACATGTTAGGCTTGAGAAAGTTTCATTTGGATACGCACAGGACAACATGATTTTAAAAGATGTGAGTCTCGAGGCGAATCCTGGGGAGACAATCGCTTTAGTCGGTCCAACTGGATCAGGAAAAACAACAATTATTAATTTGTTAACTCGCTTTTATGACATTCAAAAAGGGCAAATTAGCATTGATGAAAAAGATATAAAGGATTATGATATTAATTCTTTGCGGAGTAAAATAGGGGTTGTTTTACAGGATACGTATTTATTTGCAGGAACGATTATGGAAAATATTCGATATGGACGTTTAGATGCAAGTGATGAAGAAGTAGTTGCAGCAGCAAAAGCAGCATCAGCACATTCTTTTATAAAACATCTACCGAATCAATATGAAACGGAAATTGCTTCAGAAGGTTCGAATTTAAGTCAAGGACAAAAACAACTCCTTGCGATTGCACGAGCGATTTTAGCCGATGCAGATATATTAATTCTCGACGAAGCAACATCTAATATTGATACGAGAACAGAATTACAAATTCAATCTGGATTAAATAATTTAATGAGAGGGCGGACAAGTTTTGTAATCGCTCATCGGCTGAAAACGATTGAAAAAGCAGATCAAATACTTGTAATTAAAGATGGTAGTATTTTGGAAAGAGGAAGTCATGAAACTCTCATGGAAGATGGAGGGTTTTACTTTGATCTGTATACGAGTCAGTTTAAAATTTAA
- a CDS encoding MOSC domain-containing protein yields MTKVYEILSLNIGLPKEVMYGGKLIQTGINKKQVKEPVFLSFLKFNGDGQADLVHHGGVDKAVCVYTSDHYPYWEKELNQELVYGAFGENITVSGMREEDVCIGDTFQLGEAIVQVTQPRQPCFKLAKKYNIPKLPLYFQDTGYTGFYFRVLKEGWILPVDTLKLLKPDPKGVSILFANRIMHKEKQNSEGLKRILEVNALSTSWRKTFEKRVKGEEISTKERLEGIKE; encoded by the coding sequence ATGACTAAAGTATATGAAATCCTATCTTTAAATATAGGATTGCCAAAAGAGGTTATGTATGGTGGGAAGTTAATTCAAACAGGGATAAATAAAAAGCAAGTAAAGGAACCTGTTTTTTTATCATTTTTAAAGTTTAATGGAGATGGACAGGCAGATTTAGTTCATCATGGAGGGGTAGATAAAGCGGTTTGTGTTTATACTAGTGACCACTATCCTTACTGGGAAAAAGAGTTGAATCAGGAACTTGTATATGGGGCTTTCGGTGAAAATATAACAGTAAGCGGAATGCGTGAAGAAGATGTTTGTATTGGTGACACGTTTCAACTCGGAGAAGCGATTGTACAAGTAACGCAGCCAAGACAACCTTGTTTTAAATTAGCGAAGAAATATAATATTCCAAAGTTGCCATTATATTTTCAAGATACAGGATACACAGGTTTTTATTTTCGAGTATTAAAAGAAGGGTGGATATTACCGGTAGATACTTTAAAATTGTTGAAGCCTGATCCAAAAGGTGTGTCAATTTTATTTGCGAATCGCATAATGCATAAAGAAAAACAAAACTCTGAAGGATTAAAAAGGATTTTAGAAGTAAATGCACTGTCTACTAGTTGGAGAAAGACGTTTGAAAAGCGAGTGAAGGGAGAAGAAATTAGTACGAAGGAGCGACTTGAAGGAATCAAAGAATAG
- a CDS encoding exosporium protein D has protein sequence MADYFYKHGKKYYKNYSYSHHKKENCFIETHTIAGSNIPLDIVVPANTSRIVFEDSTNNHNKTLLQFHVPGTSAPIVITIRTRNSRRPITATIATGETRIFQVENFESLTVTNNTNTSSDIGIFIQKTFCICCDDQNDYYAEQSHSLNQKSNCFIETHTVAGSGTSSTGNVPLDIIVPPNSSRVVFEDLTINHNKTLLQISVPNDSGPIEVTIRTRISNTPIIATIVPNETRIFQVEDFQELTLTNNSDSFDFIDIFINKTFCICCNDQNNPCDECCNEYDNDYDC, from the coding sequence ATGGCTGACTATTTTTATAAACATGGAAAAAAGTACTATAAAAACTATTCGTATTCTCACCACAAAAAAGAGAACTGTTTCATTGAAACGCATACGATTGCCGGTTCAAATATACCTCTAGATATTGTCGTACCAGCTAACACTTCAAGAATAGTTTTTGAAGATTCTACTAATAATCACAACAAAACATTACTTCAGTTTCATGTTCCTGGCACTTCTGCACCGATTGTAATAACTATTCGTACAAGAAATTCTCGTAGACCAATTACTGCTACAATAGCTACAGGTGAAACAAGGATTTTTCAAGTAGAAAATTTTGAAAGCCTCACTGTCACAAATAATACTAATACAAGTAGCGATATTGGTATTTTTATTCAAAAAACGTTTTGCATCTGCTGTGATGACCAAAATGATTACTATGCAGAACAATCACATTCTCTTAACCAAAAGAGTAACTGTTTTATTGAGACTCATACCGTAGCCGGCTCGGGAACTTCCTCAACTGGAAATGTACCTCTAGATATTATCGTACCCCCTAACTCTTCAAGAGTGGTTTTTGAAGATCTTACTATTAATCACAACAAAACATTACTTCAAATATCTGTTCCTAACGATTCCGGTCCCATTGAAGTAACTATTCGTACAAGGATTTCTAACACACCAATTATCGCTACGATAGTTCCTAATGAAACAAGGATTTTTCAAGTAGAAGATTTCCAAGAACTTACCCTCACAAATAATTCCGATTCCTTTGATTTTATTGATATATTTATCAATAAAACGTTTTGTATTTGCTGCAATGATCAGAACAACCCTTGCGATGAATGTTGCAATGAATACGACAATGATTATGATTGCTAG
- a CDS encoding GNAT family N-acetyltransferase, which translates to MGNVEKMANFLLEEPRREQLFPLFEEVFGITSQTLQDFSEKGYWDYTYKALSFLQDDKAIANVAAFSLPLLINGEKINAAGIQSVMTHPNYRRRGLMKQLFSKMIEEIDEQCGCAVLFTENPELYKPFGFQIVQEYLMTVSYENKSDKDSQLKKLDFYNEEDRQLIHEIIENGQRLSNKFSTLNYRSSFYLNMYDSTWNENLYYSEKLDALIVFTVENQKLKLFGVFAPVIPILDELCEEISGEFTEIEFYFYPDQLGIDDVQYTELQTSKYLMVRSNKELDFKGYKFPVLTEF; encoded by the coding sequence ATGGGGAATGTTGAAAAAATGGCAAACTTTCTATTAGAAGAACCGAGAAGAGAACAGTTATTTCCTTTATTTGAAGAAGTGTTTGGGATTACGAGCCAAACATTGCAGGATTTTTCAGAGAAAGGGTATTGGGATTATACATATAAAGCATTATCATTTTTACAAGATGATAAAGCGATTGCAAATGTTGCGGCATTTTCACTTCCGCTTTTAATTAATGGTGAAAAAATAAATGCAGCGGGTATTCAATCAGTAATGACACATCCGAATTATCGTAGACGAGGATTAATGAAACAATTGTTTAGTAAGATGATAGAGGAAATTGATGAGCAATGCGGGTGTGCGGTCTTGTTTACTGAAAATCCGGAACTATATAAACCATTTGGTTTTCAAATTGTGCAAGAATATTTGATGACAGTATCATACGAAAACAAGAGTGATAAAGATTCTCAACTTAAAAAGTTAGATTTTTATAATGAAGAGGATAGACAATTAATACATGAGATTATTGAAAATGGCCAAAGGCTTTCTAATAAATTTTCAACGTTAAATTACCGCTCTTCGTTTTATTTAAATATGTATGATTCAACATGGAATGAAAACCTTTATTATTCAGAGAAATTAGATGCGCTAATTGTTTTTACAGTAGAAAATCAAAAACTAAAATTATTTGGAGTATTTGCGCCGGTAATTCCGATTTTAGATGAATTATGTGAGGAAATCTCTGGGGAATTTACGGAGATTGAATTTTATTTCTACCCAGATCAATTAGGAATTGATGATGTACAATATACAGAATTACAGACTAGTAAGTATTTAATGGTTCGAAGTAATAAAGAATTAGATTTTAAAGGTTATAAATTCCCGGTATTAACTGAGTTTTAA
- a CDS encoding LysR substrate-binding domain-containing protein: protein MISIELRQLEYFLAVSKELHFTKAAEKLNISQPSLSQQIRALEHEVGMPLFDRIGKKISLTEAGRVLLSHSKTIFHEVEQARSAIQDLNGLHHGSLTIGSLLTVVNYLLPLAILDFNKQYPNIELSVLGLRTGEIREKLLQNELDIGITFLPVQDKEIVSIPLYKSELTLVVPTSHSLTERKYVSIEELQDYPLILLPKNFYLTELITSHCQNFNFKPKPILEISTMESLIQMVAQGMGITVLPKPYIDFLQSEHIQAIKIEKPTPTIEIGLIYRRDKYMCAATRKFIEQLKITVHSLQK from the coding sequence GTGATTTCAATCGAATTACGACAATTAGAATACTTTTTAGCTGTTTCGAAAGAATTACATTTTACAAAAGCAGCCGAGAAATTAAATATTTCACAACCTTCCCTAAGCCAACAAATACGTGCATTAGAACATGAAGTAGGCATGCCACTTTTCGATCGAATTGGTAAAAAAATATCTTTAACTGAAGCAGGAAGAGTTTTATTATCGCACAGTAAAACAATCTTTCACGAAGTCGAACAAGCTCGTTCTGCCATTCAAGATTTAAATGGATTACATCATGGTTCCTTAACAATAGGATCTTTGTTAACCGTAGTAAATTATTTACTACCACTAGCTATATTAGATTTCAATAAGCAATATCCAAATATCGAACTCTCTGTGTTGGGGCTTCGTACAGGAGAAATTCGTGAAAAATTATTACAAAATGAATTAGATATTGGTATTACATTTCTCCCGGTGCAAGATAAAGAGATTGTTTCTATCCCACTATATAAAAGTGAACTTACATTAGTTGTGCCAACCAGCCATTCTTTAACTGAACGTAAGTATGTATCTATTGAAGAATTACAGGACTATCCTTTAATTCTTCTTCCTAAAAATTTCTATTTAACAGAACTAATTACATCTCATTGCCAAAACTTTAACTTTAAACCAAAGCCAATTTTAGAAATTAGTACAATGGAATCTTTAATTCAAATGGTCGCACAAGGTATGGGGATTACCGTGTTACCAAAACCGTATATAGACTTTTTGCAAAGTGAGCACATACAAGCTATTAAAATTGAAAAACCCACTCCAACAATAGAGATAGGACTTATTTATAGAAGAGATAAATATATGTGCGCTGCTACCCGGAAATTTATTGAGCAACTCAAAATAACAGTACATTCTTTACAAAAATAA
- a CDS encoding helix-turn-helix domain-containing protein, with translation MEEIQLILAKNLKAIREKEKLSLEKVSQLSGVSKTMIGQIERGESSPTLTTIWKIANGLKVSFTSLINNPQPDTKVILRNDVQVLSEDNGRYKVYPSFPFQDDRHFEIYTVEIETEGKLYAEAHKEGTEEFITVFDGELTIEVNNCQYRLNSGDSIRFKADRPHAYYNSGSTLTRLSMTIYYPAA, from the coding sequence ATGGAGGAAATTCAACTTATCCTTGCAAAAAATTTAAAAGCTATTCGAGAAAAAGAAAAGCTGAGCTTAGAAAAAGTTTCTCAATTAAGTGGTGTAAGTAAAACGATGATCGGACAAATTGAAAGGGGAGAATCTAGCCCGACACTAACTACGATTTGGAAAATTGCTAATGGCCTGAAAGTGTCTTTTACTTCTTTAATCAATAATCCACAGCCAGATACGAAAGTTATTTTACGAAACGATGTTCAAGTATTATCTGAAGACAATGGGAGATATAAAGTGTATCCTTCGTTTCCTTTCCAAGATGATAGACATTTTGAAATCTATACTGTTGAAATTGAAACAGAAGGAAAGTTATATGCTGAAGCGCATAAAGAAGGAACAGAGGAATTTATAACTGTGTTTGATGGTGAGCTGACAATTGAGGTAAATAATTGTCAATATAGATTAAATAGTGGAGACTCAATCAGGTTTAAGGCGGATAGACCTCACGCTTATTATAATTCAGGAAGTACGTTAACTCGGTTGAGTATGACAATTTATTATCCAGCTGCATAA